Part of the Geobacter pickeringii genome, TCAGCGAGGGCCCGGAACCGCTCCATCTTCTCGTAGGAGGTGCCGAGCTTCTGCTGGTAGACCACGTTTTTCAGCGACTCGACGCGGCTCGCAAGCTTCACCTTCTGGTCTTCCTCGAAGAAGAAGCGGGCGTCGGAGAGGCGGGCGCGGAGCACCCGCTCGTTCCCCTTGACCACCACGGAGGGGTCTTCGGTCAGGGTGTTGTTGATGGTGATGAAACCGGGCATGAGCCTGCCGGCGTCGTCGACGATGGAGAAGTAGCGCTGGTGGCTCCGCATGGAGGTGATGAGGACCTCCCGGGGGACCTTCAGGAACTCCGCCGGGAAGGTGCCGTGCACCGCGCTCGGGTATTCGCAGAGAAAGGCCACCTCATCCAAGAGCCCCTCGTCGGGGAGGAGGTGCCCGCCGGCGGCCTTGGCCACCCGGTGGATCTCCCGGCGGATGGTCTCTTTCCGACGCTCCGGATCGGGGATCACGAAGTGGCGCTCGCACTCCTCCAGGTAATGGGCAAAATCGCGGACCGGGAACGGCTGGTTCGCCATGAAGCGGTGCCCCCGGGAGACGTTGCCGCTCTGGACGGCGCCGAAGGCGAACGGCACCACGATGCCGTCAAACAGCGCCACGACCCAGTGAACCGGCCGGGCGAACCGGACGTCGTAATCGGCCCAGCGCATCGACTTGCGGAACGGGATGGCGGTGATGACCCGCGGCAGGATCTCGGCCAGGAGATCGGGGACCGGCCGGCCGCTCTCCTTCTTCACCGCCGCCACGTACTCTCCCTTTTCCGTCGCCACCAGGGTGAGGTCCGACACCGCCACCCCCTGCCCCCGGGCAAACCCTTCGGCCGCCTTGCTCGGTGAGCCGTCGGCGGAAAAGGCGATGTTCTTCGCCGGCCCCAGCGCGGTGATCTCCGCATCGGGCTGCACCGCCGGGATCTCCTTCACCACCAGCGCCAAGCGGCGCGGCGTGGCGAAGCTCTTCACCTCGCCGAAGCCAAGGCGGGCGGCGGTCAGCTCCTTCGTGACGAGGGCCTCCAGATCGGCCATCGCCTTGGGGAGGAAGCCGGCGGGGATCTCTTCGGTGCCTATTTCGAGAAAAAGCTCTTTGCTCATTCTTGATTCCTTTCAATACAAAATCTGCCACGGAGGCACAGAGACACGGAGGATTTACAGAGAATACTCAAACGAATCGGGGGTGTTCTCCGTGCGTTCTCTGCGTCTCTGTGGCAGGTTGTATTACTACTACTTCTTCAGCAGCGGGAAGCCGAGCTTCTCACGCAGTCTCAGGTACCCCTCGGCGCAGAGGCGCGCCACGTTCCGCACCCGACCGATGTAGGAGGCGCGCTCGGTGACGGAGATGGCCCCCCGGGCATCGAGGAGGTTGAAGGTGTGGGAGCATTTCATGACGTAATCGTAGGCGGGGAGCACGAGCTCGCGCTCCACCAGCCGGATGCACTCCTTCTCGTACATGGTGAAGAGCTGGAGGAGCATCGCCACGTCGGCCTCCTCGAAGTTGTAGGTGGAGAACTCCACCTCGCCCCGGTGGTGGATGTCGCCGTAGCTGACCCCCTTGATCCACTCCAGGTCGTAGACGTTGTCGACCCCCTGGAGGTACATGGCGATCCGCTCGCAACCGTAGGTGATCTCGGAGGAGACCGGCTTCAGGTCGATACCGCCCGCCTGCTGGAAGTAGGTGAACTGGGTGATCTCCATCCCGTCGAGCCAGACTTCCCAGCCGAGCCCCCAGGCCCCCAGGGTCGGCGACTCCCAGTCGTCCTCCACGAAGCGGATGTCGTGCTTCGTCGGGTCGATGCCGAAGGCCCGCAGCGAATCGAGGTAGAGGTCGAGGATGTTCACCGGCGACGGCTTCATGATGACCTGGAACTGGTAGTAGTGCTGGAGGCGGTTGGGGTTCTCGCCGTAGCGGCCGTCGGTGGGGCGGCGGCTCGGCTCGACGTAGGCGACGTTCCACGGCTCGGGGCCGAGGACGCGGAGGAAGGTGGCGGGGTTGAAGGTACCGGCACCCTTTTCGGTGTCGTAGGGTTGCTGGATGACGCATCCCTGCTTGGCCCAGTACCCCTGGAGGGAGAGAATCAGGTCTTGAAAGGTCAAGGGAGTTCCTCCACTGGCATAAAAAATAAGAACTACTTTATCCAGCGTAAACCGAATTTGGCAGAACTGAAAAAGCGTCCAAGTTACGGGCAATTAGAGTCGAAAAGATTACAACGTCCGCGGGGGTGTGTCAAGGAATAATCGGGACGGAGGCCAGATCAGCCTCGATCTGGCGCAGGAATGCGAGGGAATTCAGGGGGCGGGTCAGGTGGGCGGCGATGGCGCCGTCGAGGAGCTCCCCCGCCTCGCGCAGGGCCGCGGGGGGGAAGGCCACGGCGCCGAAGCGTCCTGTCGCGAGGCAGAGCCCCAGGAGCCGGACGGTTTCCGGTCCGATGATGGTGCCGACCCTGCCGCACCGCGCGCAGAGGACCACCCCCGCCGGCCCGCAGCGGCGCGGCGCATCGGGCGGCAGCTCCGCGCCGCAGGCACCGCACTGCTCCAGGGCGAGCCGGTACCCGAGGATGTTGAGGAGATTCGCCTCGAAAAAGCGCCGGGCGGAGGGTTCCCCCTCCCCGTGCTCAAGATGCTCCAGGTAGGCGGTGAGCAGGCGGAAGAGCCGGGGATAGGGAGCGCCGTCCGGCAGGAACCGCTCCGCCACCTCCACGGCATAGCCGGCAAGGCCGATCTTCCGGAGATCCGCCCGGATGCGGGGATAGAGGGAGACGATGTCGGCCCCCCGGATTGACGAGAGCCCCTCCCGCACCACCAGCTCCACACTCAGGCGGGCAAAGGGGTCCAGCGCCCCGCCGAAGCGCCGCATGCTCCGCTTCGCCCCCTTCGCCACCCCCCGCACCTTGCCGTGTTGCAAGGTGAAGAGCGTGACGATCCGGTCACTCTCCCGGTAATCCATGGCGCCCAGGACGATGGCTTCAGAACGGCTCGCTTCCATGGCGGACACGGTAACATCGCACCTCGTTCCCCGTCAACGGCCGCCGCAAGATTGGACAGAAATAATCCGCCGCCCCCTTGACGCATGCGGCCGAGTCATGTTAATTGAAAAAGACTTTCATTTTTACCACAAACACCGGCACCGCAGCGGTTCCCGCAAACCCCACCATAAATCGCTGTCCAGGGATTCGTGCACCCGACAATTGAACATGAATTTCATTTTCTTGGTTTCCAATCGACAGGGGAGAACTGCCAGTTGCCCCCCTGTCGGCAATGCACACCCATCAAAGGAGGAATCAACACCATGAAGAAACGCTTCATCATCCCCGCAGCCGCCATGTTCCTGCTCGCCGCGGGCACCATGGCCAGCGCCGCAACGGTGGACGAGCTGCAGCGCCAGCTCGACGAACTGACCGGCCAGGTCAGAACGCTGCAGGCCGAAAAGGCCGCCCCCGCCGCCGATGCCGCCCCGGGAGACGGCTACCTGAAGAAGGTCTGGGACAAGACGAGGATCGGCGGCTATGGCGAGCTAGCCTACATTTTCAAGAAGGAGAACGGCAACGGCAACGGCGGGAACACCTTCGATCCCCAGCGGTTCGTCCTGTACGTCAACTCCGACCTGGCCGACTGGATCACCCTCAATACCGAGCTGGAATGGGAGCACGGCGGCACCGACGGCGGCCCGGACGGCGGGATCTCGGTGGAGCAGGCCTTCCTCGACTTCAAGTTCACCAAAGCATTCAACGTCAAGGCGGGGGTCATGCTGGTTCCCCTGGGGGCCCTCAACCTCTACCACGAACCGGTCAACTTCAATTCCACCGAACGCCCCCAGCTCGACCGCTACCTGATCCCGAGCACCTGGCAGGAGATGGGAATCGGCATCCACGGCGCCCTTGGCGACAAGGCGGACTACCAGCTCCTGGCCACCCCCGGCCTTGACGGGACCAAGTTCGCCGCCGAAACCGGCGTCAGGGAGGGCCGGCAGAATTTCGGCAAGGACAGCAACCGCAACGTGGCGGTCACCGGCCGCCTGGAAGTCCGGCCCGTCACCAACCTCTATACCAACGTCTCCTTCTACACCGCCAACGCGGCGCCCAGCGGCACCCCCACCGCCTACACCACCATCCTCGCCTTCGACGGCAAGTACCGCATCAGCGACTTCGAGCTCGCCGGCGAGTACGTCCAGGTCATCCAGGACAAGCCGGCGCTCCTGGCGAGCGACATCGGTCACCGGATGTCGGGCTACTGGGTCGAGGCGGCCTACCACCTGATGCCCGCAGCCCTGAAGAAGGGGAAACTGGCCGAGGCCGACCTGATCGCCTTTGCCCGCTACTCCGAATTCGACACCCAGCAGGGGAGCATCGCCGACCCGACCAGGGCAAGCGGCCGGTATGACCGGAACTACACCACCTTCGGCTTCTCCTTCAAGCCGGTTCCCACCGTCGCCATCAAGGCCGACTACCAGCTCTACGACGACCACCGCCGGGGGGGTGAGACGGCTCTGGACAACGACAAGTTCCAGGTATCCCTCGGCTTCGTCTTCTAGCTCCGGCAGCGGTTCTGCGTCTCAAACAAAAAGGGCGTCCGATCATCCGGACGCCCTTCTTCTTGCGTAGTATCTTCCCCCCTCGCGCTACCGCAGTCCCAGGCGGGCCATGACGATCCCCACATACTTGTTGAGGGGATGGTTGCGCGGCAACGACGGAATGGGCGGAGGCTTCCTCAGGCCGACCTTCTCCAGCTCGGCCACAATCTCCTCGTTCCGGCCGTACTTCAGCCCCTCCCGGAAGGTGTCGATCGCCTCCCCCCTCCGGCCGGCCAGAAGGTAGATTCGCCCGAGATTCAGATAATGAACGGCATTTCCCGGCTCGCCGACGATGGACTCCCGGGCGAGCTCGACGGCATCCTCGAACCTCCCCCGCGTCCGTGCCTGGCACAGCGCCAGATATGAGCAGGCCTCCGGGGTCAGATCCATCTCCGCCGCCCGCTCGAAACAGGTGCGGGCCAGATAGACATGATCGTGCCCCAGCGCCTCAACCCCTTTGGAAAACCACTCCACAGCCTCCAGTGCTGCCATGATACGCCTCGCCTTCGTGACTCCTGTCGCATGATCGGGTCATCGGACCCTGCCCTCACCTTTCAATAATCAGGCCAGAACGCACGTCCGTCGATCCGCCGGAGGCCGAAAGGATGCAGCCCCCCCTCCCGACGGCGATCCCTGCGCCAGGGCGTACCGCAGGCACCAGGAGCAGGGGCACGCCAAATGGCCGACCTCCTTCGTAACCCGGGCAAATAGCGTCATTTCGCCCCCTCACCCTCCTCCGTCGAGAGACCGCTTCAGTTCCTCCAGGAACCGCTCCTCATCCTCGAAGACGATCGCCCGCCCCCCCCGGCTCTCGGCCCGCACCACATTGGCGAGCATGTCGTCGACGAAGAGCGCCTCCCCGGGGGCGATTCCCAGGCTGAGGGCCACGTCGTCGAAGAGGGACGGATCCCGCTTCCCCTTGCCGAGACGGTAGCTGTTGAAGACCCGGTCGAACTCCCGGAAGACGCCATCGCGCCGGTCGAGGAGCTCCAGCCAGTCGGTCTGGTCGCTGACGATGGCGGTAAGGTACCCCTGGCGGCGCAGTTCCCGGACCGCCTCCATCATCCGGGGGCGGAGGACGAAACGGGCGAGAATCAGGCCGGCGAGTTTCCGATCGCTCCCCCGGATGCCGGTCCGCTGCCGCATAAGCCGCCAGAAGGCGGCCTCGTCCCCCCTGCCGACGACGTAGCCGCTCTCGTAGACCGCCTCCATTCCCGCGCCGTGGAGGGCGATGGGGTCGAGCCCCTGCTGCCGGGCGAGCTCGAAGAGCCCCTCCCGGAACCCCTCCTCCGCCAGAACGCCGCCGAAGTCGAAGAGAACGGCCCGGATCGGGGGGCGCCCCGCCCCCCTTCTCCGCTCCAGGGTGACGAAGGCGTGGGGGGGGTCGCCGGCGGCCTCGTCCCGCGCCACTTCGACAAAATCGGGGGGGAGTTCGGGGAAGGTGGTATCCCCCGGATAGTCGCCGTGGATGACGGTGAGATGGATGCGGTCCGCCCGCGACAGCGCCTCCCGGTAGACCTCACCGCCGCCGCAGATGAAGAGCTCGCCGGCGTCACCGGCCAGCGACAGGGCATCGGAGAGGCTTCGGGCGACCAGCACCCCCGCCGGCCCATACCCCGGACGCCGGGAAAGGACGATGTTCAGCCGCCCCGGCAGGGGACGACCGATGGCCTCGAAGGTAGTGCGCCCCATGACGACCGGGTGCCCCATGGTGATGGCCCTGAAGCGGGACAGGTCGTCGGGGAGATGCCACGGCATGGCCCCCTCCCTGCCGATGATGCGGTTATCGGCCATGGCCGCAATGAGGGTGATGATCATGTTCGCTCCGTCCCGCAGAGGAATCGGCGTGCCGGGAGCTCCCCGTCGCCATGCAGGCAGGATAGCACGTTTCCCGATGGTGACAACACGGCCGAATGGGGCCTCCCCCCGGCGGAAGGGATCACCCGAGCCGGATCAGCACGGCACCGGCCAGGGTCAGAAGCGCCGCCGCAAACCGGATCCGGCCGCACGACTCGCCGAGGAAGAGAATGCCGATGAGCACCCCCACGAGGATGCTCACCTGGCGCACCGGCACGGCATAGCTCATGGGGGAGAGGTTGAGACCGTAGCGAAAGGTGAGAAACGACGCCATCATGATGGGGCCGCTGACGAGGATGAGCCCCCAGTGCTCCCGCAGTTCGGCGGCGATGTGGGGGCGGTAGCGGGAGCGGAGGAGATTGAAGGTCATGAGCCCCAGCATGATCAGCACGAGAAAGTAGGTGAAGTAGAGGGGGGAGTAGTGCCGGACGCCGGTCTTCTCGGCGATGGAGCCGAGGGAGTAGATGAACCCCGCCGCCAGGGCGTTGCGCACCGATGAGGATGCGAGATTGCGGAACGGACGGAGGAACTCGGCGAGGGATACCCGCTCCATCTGCACCGAGTAGGCCCCCAGGATCACCAGCAGGATGCCGGCGATCCCCGGCGGCGTCAGCCGCTCGCCCAGGATGCTCATCCCCCAGACCGGCACGTAGATCATGGAGGTCTGGGAGAGGGGATAGACCACCGACAGATCGCCCCCCCGGTAGGCGCGGCCGTTCAGGAGATGATAGAGGACAAAGCAGGCCGCCCCCGTCGTCACCAGCATGAGGGTGGTCTGGTCGGGCCAGCGGAACCGCTCCGGCACCAGCGGCAGGGTGACGGTGAAGAGCCCGCCGGAGGCGACGAACATCCACCAGATGAAGACCGTCTTGTGACGGCTCCGCTTCACCAGCAGGTTCCAGAGGGCGTGCATGACGGCGGAGATGACGATGAGGGTAAAGGCGAGGGTGCTCACCCGTGTAAGTATAGCTAAATCAAAATTTTAGCGATAGTAAAATTTGCCCATTGCTGAACCGGCACGTAGAATCAGGCAGCAACGCCCCATCTCTTCACGAATAACTCTGCGCAGGGTCTCTTCCAAGGCACCCGAACCCTTCGTCTCGCAAGGCATCGTTAATCAGCGTCTGATACCCTTTGCCAGCCGCTTCCGCACGGTTGCTAAACTCTTCGGGCACGGCAATGGTAATCCGTGTTTTTGCCGACTGCGGCACGACACACGATTTGCACGACAGCCCCCCGTCCGGTGTGGAGGCGCCCCTCCACCACGTCCCGCTCCACCTCGCGCCCCTGCAGGAACTCAAGGCCGGCCAGTTCTTCCCGCAGCCCGGCCAGCGTCATCATGAGCTCTTCCGTCGGCGGACCGCCGGTCCGAAGCGCCAGTTGCGCCGGCGTGTACGCTTCCAGCACGAAGATCCCGCCGGGACGAAGCCCCTGAACGACCTGCCGGTGGAGCGCCCTCCGCATGGCAGGCGGCAGATGGCAGAAGATCGAGACGATGGCGTCCCACCTCCCCGGCTCGATGGCAAAGTCGGCCAGATCGGCCGTCACCGTCTCGATCCGCACCCCGCTCTCCTCCGCCAGGCGCGCCGCCTTGGCCAGCCCCACGGCGGACGAGTCCACCGCCAGCACCCGGTGCCCCCGCTTCGCCAGAAAGACGGCGTTTCTCCCCTCCCCCTCGGCGAGGCAGAGGACATCTCCCGGCGGGAGCAGATCGCTCACCCCGGCGAGGAACGCATTGGGCTCCCTCCCATAGACGAAATCCGCCGTATCGTACCGTTCGTCCCACTGAGTCATTTTATCGGACATTTCCCACTCCCTTCCCCTCCCTGCTGCTACCCGAGCCCCCGCAACCGGGCGGCCAGGTACGGCGCCGCCGCGATCACCAGGAGCACCACCACCCAGAGGTTCCCCGTCAGCACATTGTACGCCTCCAGAAGCTTCGCCCACGAATGCCCCATGACGCAGCGGCCGAAGAAAAACTCGAAAAAGACCGTCATCACCAGCCATCCCCCGCCCACGAGCCAGTAGCGGGACGGCCTGAGCACCCCGAGGGAAGGGATGAGGAGCGCCGTGACGGCAACGATGAGGATGCCGAGGGTGACGCCGCTCAGCGGGAGCGCCACGCGCTGGCCCAGCAGCGGGTTCAGGACCTTCTCGCGCAGGCCGCCGTTCAGGATTCCCAGCGGGACGAACAGAAGCCAGATGCCGCACCCCTTCAGTACCGGCGAAATCACGGCGCGCTCCCCCCCGCAGAGAGCTTCCGGATGTCGTCGTAGCGGTGACAGTGGACCGTGTGGTCGTTCACCATGCCGACCGCCTGCATGAAGGCGTAGCAGATGGTGGACCCCACGAAGTTGAACCCCCGCCGCTTGAGGTCCCGGCTCATGGCGTCGGACTGCTCCGTGCGGGCCGGCACCTCCGCCAGGGAACGCCACCCGTTCTGTCGGGGGGGATGGTCCACGAAGCGCCAGAGGTACGCGTCGAGGGAGCCGAACTCCTCCCGGATCGTCAGCACTCCCCGGGCGTTCCGGATGGCCGATTCGATCTTCAGGCGGTTGCGCACGATGCCGGCGTCGGCCAACAGCCGCGCCACGTCGGCCTCGGACCACGCGGCGACGGTCTCCGCGTCGAAACCGGCAAAGGCCCGGCGGTACGCCTCGCGCTTACGCAGAATCGTCAGCCACGAAAGCCCCGCCTGGGCCCCCTCCAGAACCAGCATCTCGAAGAGGTGCCGGTCGTCGTGCGCCGGCACCCCCCACTCCTCGTCGTGGTACGCCACGTAGAGGGGGTCGGTGCCGCACCATTCGCATCTCGGTGTCATGTCATGCTCCTGCCGGTTCACGTTGCAATTACCGGGGTTTTCGCGGCCCCGGCGCGGAACGGCGCCCCAGTTGTGCGTCCAGTTCGTCGATCCAGCCGGCCCGGGAGTCCGGAAAGGCATCCGCGTAAGGGACGTACGGTTTGATATCCAGAACGGGGGTGCCGTCCAGGAGATCCACCCCCCGAAGGTACAGCGTCCTGCCGTCGACCCGCTCCAGCCCCACCGCCGACAAGCCGATAGAATTGGGGCGATGGGGAGAGCGGGTGGCCAGGACGCCCCGCTTCGGTCCACCCCGGGGGGGCTTGACACTGCTTTTCCACCCCTCGCTCAGATGAAAGGCGAAGATGAGCCAGAGCCTGTCGAAGCCGTTCAGATCCTGAACAACCTTCTCGTCCAGCCACTCCTGAAGCTCCAGGGTGGCCAGCGCCAGCCCCCCGGTTTCCGTCCCTTCCACCACCGTGCTTTGGTGGGGTGCATCAATGCGGCGGGAATAGGGAGATCGCAGGATGCCGATGGGGCGATAGGTGAAATGAGAGTTTTGGGTCATGTCAGGTGGCTTTCCGATAAGCAATGGTTGGTGAAACACGCCATAACGGCGTGGGGGCGCGTCAGCGCCTGTGTGCCGCCACCTGGTTACCTCCCTTTTTCTTCAACTACCTTGGAGGTCTTTAGTTTTATAGTCTTGCCTTTTTTCTTCAGAGTGTGTCTTTTGACTAAAGACATTAAGAAACAAAATAAGAACGCAGCCAAAAAGAGAAATGTCGAAACCAAAAGTAGCTTTTCTTTTTCTTTCGATGTTTCTTGTATGTATGCGACAAGGAACCCGACAAAAATAGAAAACCCTATACTTGAACAAAAAAACCAAATTTCATAGTCTGCTAGACTGCTTGCATCAACCATTTTGATTTCAATGCTTTCAGGAATCGACAATGAAATATTAAAGTCGCCAGTTGTTGGCTCTTGCGATGCTTCAGCAGTACTATATTGCTCGAATTCATCATGTTCAGGACGAAGATGACTATTTTCTTTCATGTTAGTCCTCCGTCCTTTTTTCTATTTTCGGCCAAAGTGATTTGGGTAGCCAGCCACTATAACTGCCACCCTCCATCGCAGGAGACATTATGAAGTTGACCTTCTTCGGATTGTCTCTGCAAACAGAAACTAGATCATCTCTAATCTGTTTTCTATCCTCTGAACTATATATTTTGACAATATATAATGTCGTCAAAGGCTTGACCCAAGAGTATCCACTGAGGCACCCTTTCATCTTTTCATTCAATTCTTTCCAATTAGCACCATCAGCTTTTATGTCCCACGAAATAACGATGTGCATTATGAACCACCTCTTTCTTCAATCTTCATGTTCATTCCTCCCAAGATAACGCAACAAGCCTGACCGGCGGATTTCAAGGCCGGTCGTGGCGCTGGTTGTAAGTCGCCTTCATATTGTTATGTCATGATCTTTTCTGTATTGAGCCACAATTTGTGGGTTCTCCTTGGTGATGATCCATCCTTGAATGTGCGCAAAAAGCACTTGTGTGGCTTCAATGAAGGCATCAATAACCTCTTCCCATATCTTTTCTGGCATGTTTTCATCTGTCGCACCAATACAGATGCCCACTGAGTTTTCTTCTTCCTTTGGCTCTGTAAAGGTGCAGAAGATATGCTTATCGGACAAATGTATAAACCCTGATGATTCCTTGTAAACACGCTTCACCCACGGATATTTCTCCGACATCATTTCTACTAAATGGGCGTCGTGCATAAGTTTGTCATTGCGATCTTTCATTTTCTTTACAGGAGTGCCCTTTAAGATTCTTTCTGCGTACTCGTGTGGGTTTTTTACAATGAAAGCCCCATAGAAACGAATACAGTTGTCAAGTTGTAGCCGTAACAGCGGAGCAGCACAAACGTAGTTGCGCTGTTCAACGAGGGAGGTGAATCCTGTTATCAAGGCCATAGACCGCTTCAAAACTGCATTAGCCAAAATGTCAAGCGGGTACAGCGCACCACCATAGGCAAGGAGCATCTTTTCTCCGAGCTTTAAATGGAGATCTAATCCAGTGCGCAGAAAGGCTATTCTTTTTTCGATTCCGTTCACTTTCCTCTTTCCTTACAACTCGTTATTGAGCAGTTCACGCGCGCACGTGCGTGAACTGGTGATCTACCCAAAAGGGACATTTCTTCAGGTGGATAAAAGCAAGTCCGTCTCCTGCCTTACCCTCCCACCATGAAGGGGTCGCGGGCGGCGATGGCGGCGAGGTAATGGTCGTCGCGGTCGGTGATCACGACTGCGCCTCGCCTCAGGAGAGGAGCTTCGTCAGCCAGTCGGGGTGGAGCGACAGCCCCATCAGTCCCGCCATCCCCATGACGCCGCCGAAGCCGGCGAAGACGAGGGAGAAGCGGAAGAGCCAAAGGTTGGCGGTGAGGGCCGTCACCGCCAGGATCGCCAGGGAGATGGAGAGGAGGGCGTCGGAGAGGTCGAACTGGTCGTCCCGGAAGTTGAGGTCGTCATACTGCTTTTCGAACCCCTTGGCCTTCTTCATGATCGTCTCGCTCTCGGCCTGGTAGCGGGCGATGGTGGCGGCGTAGCCGTTCTCCTGCTCCGCCAGGGCCGCAGCCCCCTGGGGAGGGACCGCCAACCGCAGGGCCCGTGCCTGGTTCAGACCGAGCTCGGAGAGGTGGAGCTTGAGCTTCTTGGCCTGGTACTCGTTCCAGGTGTCCACGGCGTCGGACTTGGCCTGGAGCATCGCCTGGACGATGTTGTCGTCCTTGATCTTGGTCACCGCCATGAAGGCGGAGATAAGCGCCACCGCCACGGCGACGCGGTTATTGAGCCGGTTGCGGGATTCGGCCGCGGCGAGCCGTGCTTCCATGGTTTCCATTGCTGTCGACTCCTCGGGCAGGTTCATATTTCATCATCAAGACAAGTTATTCCACGATGCAATCAACATGATACCAATCGCACCTGGCTCATCGGTTGCCCCTCACCCGGCCTTCGGCCACCCTCTCCCCCAGGGAGAGGGTTTGACGTTCCCCTCGCCCTGAGGGAGAGGGCTAGGGTGAGGGGGGACGTGTCGGCGTAAAGGCCCTTTGGAATTACCGCATCATCACCACCGTGGCCCCCTCCCCTCCTTCGAAGGGTTCGCCGGGGCGGAATTCGAGCACCAGCGGGTGGCCGTCCAGGTACTCCCGCACGGCCCGCATGAGGGCGCCGGTCCCCTTGCCGTGGACGATCCGCACCTCGCGGTACCCCTCCAGGGAGGCGTGGTTCAGGAACGGCTCCAGCCGCCCCAGGGCGTCGTCCACCCGGAGGCCGATCAGCTTCAGTTCGCGGGCGGGCTCCTGTTCCGGCGCCATCTTCCTGCCGGAGCCGGGCCGGATCTTCGCCTCCGCCGCCTTTCCCCGGCGGGGGGCCACGTCGGCCGCCGCCACCTCCAGTTCCATGGCGCCGGCCCGCACCCGCAGCCGCCCGTTCCGGCGGTCCACGGCGGTGACGGTGCCGTCGTGGCCGATCCCCTTCACGAAGACCGTATCCCCCTCGCTGATGGTGTCGAGGGAGAGGGTCTCCTCGGGGTGGAACTCCTGCAGCTTCGCCTCCATCAGGGCCTCGGCCTCGTCGATCTTTTTCCGCGCCTCGCGGCTCTTCTCCCGGCGGGCTTCCTCGATGATGGCGTTCACCTCCCGCCGGGCGGTGCGGACGATCTCCTTCGCCTCCTGGAGCGCCTTTTCCTGGGCCTCGCGCCGCGTGGCATCGGCCGCGATCAGGCGCTCCCGGACGAGGCGGGCCTGACTCTCGGCATCCCGCCGCAACCGCTCCGCCTCGGCCAGCGCCTCCTCGTGGCGCCGACGCTGCTCTTTCAGTTCGGCCAACAGTTCGTGGAACTCGGTCTCCATCCGGCCGAGCATCCCGGTGGCGAAATCCACCACCCGATCGGGGAGGCCGTAGCGGCGGGCGATCTCCAGGGCGTGGGACTGCCCCGGCTCCCCCTTCTTGAGGCGGTAGAGGGGGGTGAGGGTCGCCCGGTCGAACTCCATGGAGGCGTTCACCATGCCGTCGCGCTTGTGGACGAAGCCGACGATGTCGGTGAGGTGGGTAGTGGCGATGACCAGCGCC contains:
- a CDS encoding DUF4337 domain-containing protein; the protein is METMEARLAAAESRNRLNNRVAVAVALISAFMAVTKIKDDNIVQAMLQAKSDAVDTWNEYQAKKLKLHLSELGLNQARALRLAVPPQGAAALAEQENGYAATIARYQAESETIMKKAKGFEKQYDDLNFRDDQFDLSDALLSISLAILAVTALTANLWLFRFSLVFAGFGGVMGMAGLMGLSLHPDWLTKLLS
- the tsaA gene encoding tRNA (N6-threonylcarbamoyladenosine(37)-N6)-methyltransferase TrmO produces the protein MTQNSHFTYRPIGILRSPYSRRIDAPHQSTVVEGTETGGLALATLELQEWLDEKVVQDLNGFDRLWLIFAFHLSEGWKSSVKPPRGGPKRGVLATRSPHRPNSIGLSAVGLERVDGRTLYLRGVDLLDGTPVLDIKPYVPYADAFPDSRAGWIDELDAQLGRRSAPGPRKPR
- a CDS encoding DNA-3-methyladenine glycosylase I yields the protein MTPRCEWCGTDPLYVAYHDEEWGVPAHDDRHLFEMLVLEGAQAGLSWLTILRKREAYRRAFAGFDAETVAAWSEADVARLLADAGIVRNRLKIESAIRNARGVLTIREEFGSLDAYLWRFVDHPPRQNGWRSLAEVPARTEQSDAMSRDLKRRGFNFVGSTICYAFMQAVGMVNDHTVHCHRYDDIRKLSAGGSAP
- a CDS encoding EamA family transporter; this encodes MSTLAFTLIVISAVMHALWNLLVKRSRHKTVFIWWMFVASGGLFTVTLPLVPERFRWPDQTTLMLVTTGAACFVLYHLLNGRAYRGGDLSVVYPLSQTSMIYVPVWGMSILGERLTPPGIAGILLVILGAYSVQMERVSLAEFLRPFRNLASSSVRNALAAGFIYSLGSIAEKTGVRHYSPLYFTYFLVLIMLGLMTFNLLRSRYRPHIAAELREHWGLILVSGPIMMASFLTFRYGLNLSPMSYAVPVRQVSILVGVLIGILFLGESCGRIRFAAALLTLAGAVLIRLG
- a CDS encoding SAM-dependent methyltransferase; protein product: MSDKMTQWDERYDTADFVYGREPNAFLAGVSDLLPPGDVLCLAEGEGRNAVFLAKRGHRVLAVDSSAVGLAKAARLAEESGVRIETVTADLADFAIEPGRWDAIVSIFCHLPPAMRRALHRQVVQGLRPGGIFVLEAYTPAQLALRTGGPPTEELMMTLAGLREELAGLEFLQGREVERDVVEGRLHTGRGAVVQIVCRAAVGKNTDYHCRARRV